In Acetivibrio cellulolyticus CD2, the sequence AAATCATTTTTTGAAAAACAAAAATTTAAATATATTAAAATTAATGATATTAATGAGGGATCGGTTTCTTTTGTTTATGACTATACTGACTCATGTGAAGTAAGTATTGTATATTTAAGGAATGTTTCAATAGTTAATAAATCTAGTGAGTTAATCAAGATTATTGACTATTGGTACATATATCTTCATCAATTTGAGTGAACAGTGTTAAATGAAAGGTAAGTGACTCAAAATAAATGTAAGCTTAATACTTAGCAAATAAAAACCTGCATCATAGCGGCAAAATCAAATCACTCTTTGAAATGGTAGTACAGTGTAATTACTTATGTAGGTAGGTGAGCAAAGTGAAAATTATAGTAAAAAGAGTTTTTTGTTTGATAGCTATATTTATTATTTTAATGAGTGCTTTCTTTATTAAGATGTATTATGTTGATGAAAGAATGGGTATTATTGGTAAGGATTTGTCTATAGTTATTTATGAGGATGAATTTGTTGGATATATAGAAGTGAGTAATCCAAAATTTAGAAATGATTCGCGTCAAATTTGGTTTGATTTGTGGTTTGAAAATAAAAAGTTAATCGATTATATGCGTAAAAATGATTTGGAAATTAAACCCGGAAGGTATTGTATTAATCAGTGTGATAGATTTGAGAAAGTACTTAGCATATTGGAGTTTGAAAAAATAAAGTAAAGAATAAATTATAATTATAAGTTATTAAAACCTACTTTTTTAAAAAATGAGGAGTTGATAATTGATAAGATTGAGAACAAAAAAGATGGGTATTGTCATAATTGTTATGCTAATACTAGTAGTTATAATTTATTCAGGAACACTTTGGGGAAAAGCAATAGCAAGAAAAGAAATAGCACAATATCTTAAAGATAAATATTCTAGAGGTATGTTAGTAGAAAATGTTTATTACAATTTCAAGAGAAGCGGGTATAATGCAAATGTGTATTGCGAGGAAGAAAATGTAGGATTTATTGTTGAGCCATGTTCAAAGGTCTCTGGGTATAAATATAAGGATTGCTATTATAGTAGTGTATGGCAAAAGGAAATAGCTAGTGAAATAAGAAAAGATGTTAAAATTTCGGATAATACAGAAATTTATGTATCGATGCTGAGATATTTTACAGAGTATGAAAACAAACCTACAATACCTTATTATACAGATGCATTAGAAAAAATAGAAAGAATCAATATTTTTCTATATAACAATATTGATGAAACAATTGACTATGCTCAATTGTTAGAGATAATTTCATTATTAAAAACTAAAAAAATATATTACCATAATATTTATCTTTGTTATGGAGATAATGCTAAAACACGAAAGGAGATAGGGATTACTCGGGAAGATGCGGAAAAAATAATTGGTGTGGATGATATTAAAAGGTTAATAAATACAAAATAATAAAAATGGATTATATAAGGTAAGTATAATTTTTAAGCTTCTATTATATAAGAACAATATTTGCTGCATTTCACTGGCTAAAAATTGAAAAATAATTACTTGTGTAATTTTACCTTATTTAATATAATTTTAAATTATACTAAATGACATAAAAAGGAGTCTATAATGAAAAAACAAGTACATTATTTTTTAATTATTGCTATTGTTACGATATTTTCAGCAAAACTAATTTATGCAGAAGATCAGACTTCAACAGCAATTGAAACTGTAACACCTATAATAGAACCAACCTCAACTCCTACGCCTATTGAAATACTGGGCATAACTGATAATTCCTCATATCCGGACCTTTTATCAAAAAAGGAAACAATGAATACGTTGATTGCAGAAGAAAATCAAGTTTGTGCAAATATAAAGGAACAGGAGAAATCAAATAGTGATGCGGTAGCTCGGATAGGAGAAAAAGCAAAATCGTATGCTGCGCCATATTTAAAAATTATTGATGAAATTAAACTTTTGTTAAGCCAAATAAGAGAAAAAAGGTCTCTAAATATTACTGAGAGTAAATCAAATGGCAGCGATAATTTAAACAAAGAAATAGAAATGAGTACCGACCAAATTGCAAATTTGAACAGGGCAGTTAAAAGTATGCGTGAGTCAATTAAGTACATAAGTGTTGAAAGTAGTGAATTTAATAAAAAAATTCAAACTGCGCAGCAGCAGGTTGATAAAATAAAGGACGAAATAACCGAGCTGAACAATAAGATTATGGAAGAAAAACTCCTTAAAGATACCGAATGGGAAAGTTTTTGTTCTGCAATGTACAATAAAGATTTAGAAACTGCTAATGCCTCATATCAAAGTATGATTGAAATAAAACAGAGTATTATTAATCATTACAAGGAAATTCTTGATCTAAAAAAGGATATTGAGAAACTGTTGACGCCATTAGCCAA encodes:
- a CDS encoding YfjL-like protein; protein product: MIRLRTKKMGIVIIVMLILVVIIYSGTLWGKAIARKEIAQYLKDKYSRGMLVENVYYNFKRSGYNANVYCEEENVGFIVEPCSKVSGYKYKDCYYSSVWQKEIASEIRKDVKISDNTEIYVSMLRYFTEYENKPTIPYYTDALEKIERINIFLYNNIDETIDYAQLLEIISLLKTKKIYYHNIYLCYGDNAKTRKEIGITREDAEKIIGVDDIKRLINTK